A portion of the Coraliomargarita parva genome contains these proteins:
- the lpxB gene encoding lipid-A-disaccharide synthase: MSEKLTVPDPFDAPVDGGGVDLLIVAGEHSGDEHAAEVLRDMKQRRPDLKVACLGGVELQAAGAQLLYDLTAVSIVGLFEVIKHYGFFKGLFQRTLDWIAQYRPKHICFVDYPGFNLRLAEELRRRGLSRKGGGAIAVSYYIGPQIWAWKAGRRFKMAKALDRLGVIFPFEVDCYKDTDLPVEFVGHPFVRQDYQPPFTYDATAPVLLLPGSRRAAVERIFPMLLSGFRQALQSKPGLSARVIYPTAAIREILEACLEHEADLRDRIELVPNEEQTMPASGVLMSSGTMSLSVAMSGIPGAITYRLHPMTYWLGRMIMQVPYLGISNLLLERPLHPEFLQGAATPEALAGAILRIESDASVVAEAREGARQLREILQPDSRASAAEWLLKEL, encoded by the coding sequence ATGTCGGAAAAATTAACAGTTCCAGATCCCTTTGATGCCCCCGTTGATGGAGGAGGGGTGGACCTGCTGATTGTTGCCGGGGAGCACTCGGGCGATGAGCATGCTGCCGAGGTCCTGAGGGATATGAAACAGCGGCGACCGGATCTAAAGGTGGCCTGTTTGGGGGGCGTCGAACTGCAGGCGGCGGGTGCCCAACTCCTGTATGATCTGACTGCGGTTTCCATTGTCGGACTCTTCGAGGTGATCAAGCATTACGGCTTCTTCAAGGGGCTCTTCCAGCGGACACTGGACTGGATCGCGCAATACCGTCCCAAGCACATTTGTTTTGTCGATTACCCGGGATTCAATCTGCGTCTGGCTGAGGAGCTGCGCCGTCGCGGCCTGAGCCGGAAAGGGGGCGGGGCGATCGCCGTGAGCTACTACATCGGCCCCCAAATTTGGGCTTGGAAAGCCGGTCGTCGTTTCAAGATGGCCAAGGCCCTCGACCGCCTGGGAGTCATTTTCCCATTCGAGGTCGATTGCTACAAGGACACGGATCTGCCGGTTGAATTTGTTGGCCACCCCTTTGTGAGGCAGGATTACCAGCCGCCGTTCACTTATGACGCAACGGCGCCGGTCCTGCTCCTTCCGGGCAGTCGCCGTGCGGCGGTGGAGCGGATTTTTCCGATGCTGTTGAGCGGGTTCCGGCAGGCGCTGCAATCCAAGCCAGGGCTTTCGGCCCGGGTCATTTACCCGACCGCAGCCATCCGTGAGATTCTGGAAGCCTGCCTTGAGCATGAGGCCGACCTTCGGGATCGGATCGAGCTCGTGCCGAATGAGGAACAAACCATGCCGGCCAGCGGCGTGCTGATGAGTTCGGGAACCATGTCCCTTTCGGTTGCGATGTCCGGCATTCCCGGAGCCATTACTTATCGCTTGCACCCGATGACGTATTGGCTGGGGCGCATGATCATGCAGGTTCCGTATTTGGGCATCTCCAATCTCCTGCTCGAACGCCCCCTGCATCCGGAATTCCTACAGGGTGCGGCGACCCCGGAAGCGCTTGCGGGGGCCATCCTGCGCATCGAGTCGGACGCTTCGGTGGTGGCCGAGGCGAGGGAAGGGGCGCGCCAGCTTCGCGAAATCCTGCAACCGGATAGCCGGGCCAGTGCGGCGGAGTGGTTGCTTAAAGAGCTTTAA
- a CDS encoding Gfo/Idh/MocA family oxidoreductase yields MSEDSKIRCGVVGTGYLGQHHARIYAALESTELVGIVEADDARAAEICGLYNCRRFETLEALAEACDAVSVVVPTDKHCEVAVPLLQGGCHLLIEKPLCTSLEEAEKILTAAKAAGRIVQVGHIEHYNPVMGYLESAVTAPQFITADRLAPFNPRGTEVGVVLDLMIHDLGVILALVRSPVKSVEAVGVKVLSGSEDIANARITFESGCVANINTSRVSMKKVREIRVFQPANYLSLDFMNQAGHFLRKEGHELVREEIPIEKDEPLKLELESFAQVVRETGQPKVGAELGKSALELAIQISELIHGRG; encoded by the coding sequence ATGTCTGAAGACTCCAAGATTCGTTGTGGTGTGGTTGGTACGGGGTATCTCGGCCAACACCACGCCCGCATCTATGCTGCGCTGGAAAGCACCGAACTCGTCGGTATCGTCGAGGCCGATGACGCACGCGCCGCGGAAATCTGCGGTTTGTACAATTGCCGCCGCTTTGAGACGCTTGAAGCGCTGGCCGAGGCCTGCGATGCGGTCAGTGTGGTGGTCCCTACGGACAAGCACTGCGAGGTGGCGGTGCCGCTGCTCCAGGGCGGTTGCCACCTCCTGATCGAGAAGCCGCTGTGCACCAGCCTGGAAGAAGCCGAAAAAATCCTGACCGCGGCCAAAGCCGCCGGTCGTATCGTCCAGGTGGGGCATATCGAGCATTACAACCCGGTCATGGGCTATCTGGAAAGCGCTGTGACGGCTCCCCAGTTCATCACTGCGGACCGTCTGGCACCCTTCAACCCGCGCGGGACCGAGGTCGGCGTGGTACTCGACCTCATGATCCATGATCTCGGGGTGATTCTCGCCCTCGTCCGCTCACCTGTTAAGTCGGTCGAAGCCGTGGGTGTGAAGGTGCTGTCGGGGAGCGAGGATATCGCCAACGCCCGGATTACCTTTGAGAGTGGTTGTGTGGCCAATATCAACACCAGCCGGGTGAGCATGAAAAAGGTGCGTGAGATCCGGGTCTTCCAGCCGGCCAACTACCTGTCCCTCGACTTTATGAACCAGGCCGGGCACTTCCTCCGCAAGGAAGGCCACGAGCTTGTGCGGGAGGAGATCCCGATCGAGAAGGACGAACCCTTGAAATTGGAGCTGGAATCCTTTGCCCAGGTGGTTCGCGAAACCGGTCAGCCCAAGGTGGGTGCCGAACTTGGCAAGTCTGCCCTTGAACTCGCCATCCAGATTTCAGAGCTGATCCACGGGCGGGGCTAG
- a CDS encoding sulfate adenylyltransferase subunit 1: MSEVKSAAGYLDMDLLRFTTAGSVDDGKSTLIGRLLYDSKAIFEDQLEAVERSSKSRGDEHVNLALLTDGLRSEREQGITIDVAYRYFATPKRKFIIADTPGHIQYTRNMVTGASTANLAILLVDARKGVIEQTCRHAFIANLLRIQHIVVCINKMDLVDWSEEIYNSIIQDFKKFASRLDNIVEVTFIPASALLGDNIVDKSDKMPWYQGPTLLYHLETVYIGADANHVDARLPVQWVIRPHSDKWHDFRGFAGRVAGGVFKPGDAVQVLPSGFETTIKAIHSMEGELEEAFSPMSVAVTLNDEIDISRGDMLVKPNNPPAPRQDIEAMICWFSATKKLAGRGKYILRHTTKEVKAIVTEVRYKVNINTLHKIEDDLVFSLNDIGRISLRTSAPLIADSYKKNRISGSFILIDEQTNETVAAGMII, from the coding sequence ATGAGCGAAGTAAAATCAGCAGCAGGCTATCTCGACATGGACCTCTTGCGTTTCACCACGGCCGGGTCCGTGGACGACGGCAAGAGCACCCTGATTGGCCGTCTCCTTTACGATTCAAAGGCGATCTTTGAAGACCAGCTGGAAGCCGTCGAGCGCAGCTCCAAGTCGCGCGGCGACGAACACGTCAACCTTGCCCTTCTCACCGACGGGCTTCGTTCCGAGCGGGAGCAGGGGATCACGATCGACGTGGCTTACCGGTATTTTGCGACACCGAAGCGCAAGTTCATCATCGCGGATACCCCGGGGCACATCCAGTACACCCGGAACATGGTGACCGGCGCCTCCACGGCCAACCTTGCCATCCTCTTGGTGGACGCGCGCAAGGGCGTGATCGAGCAAACCTGCCGTCACGCATTCATCGCCAACCTGCTGCGCATCCAGCACATCGTGGTCTGCATCAACAAGATGGACCTGGTCGACTGGAGTGAGGAGATCTACAATTCCATCATCCAGGACTTCAAGAAGTTCGCTTCCCGTCTCGATAACATCGTGGAAGTGACCTTCATCCCGGCCAGTGCCCTGTTGGGGGACAACATTGTCGACAAGTCCGATAAGATGCCCTGGTACCAGGGGCCGACCCTCCTTTACCACCTCGAGACCGTGTATATCGGTGCCGACGCCAACCACGTGGACGCCCGCCTTCCGGTCCAGTGGGTGATCCGTCCGCACTCCGACAAGTGGCATGATTTCCGTGGCTTTGCCGGGCGTGTGGCCGGCGGTGTCTTCAAGCCGGGCGACGCTGTGCAGGTGCTGCCCTCCGGTTTTGAAACCACGATCAAGGCGATTCACTCCATGGAAGGAGAGCTGGAGGAAGCCTTCTCTCCCATGTCCGTGGCGGTGACCCTGAACGACGAGATCGATATCTCCCGTGGCGACATGCTGGTGAAGCCGAACAATCCGCCGGCCCCGCGCCAGGATATCGAGGCCATGATCTGCTGGTTCTCCGCGACCAAGAAGCTGGCCGGACGCGGCAAGTACATCCTGCGCCACACCACCAAGGAGGTGAAGGCGATCGTCACGGAGGTGCGCTACAAGGTGAACATCAACACCCTGCACAAGATCGAGGACGACTTGGTCTTCAGCCTCAATGACATCGGACGTATTTCCCTGCGGACTTCGGCCCCGCTGATCGCGGACAGCTACAAGAAGAACCGGATCTCCGGCAGCTTCATCCTGATCGACGAGCAGACCAACGAAACGGTGGCCGCCGGCATGATTATTTAG
- a CDS encoding TIGR03790 family protein translates to MVIQRICFLCLLLIFSPGGFRATAAIDPDAANVVVVVNTNEPGSRQIADYYVAKRGIPTANIIELSTSTEETISLAEYVETIHNPLLNALLAKEWITGVKQSGKDRFGREQMSVAVHHISYLVMTRGLPLRIQDDPEQMGDAPANLPAQFKHNRAAVDSELCLLAGPPGLPVTGFIPNPLFEKRLPTGPDAARVLRVCRLDGPTVAQVLSLIDRTLEAEEKGLVGRAYFDLGGPHAKGDEWLSAAGDLAKAAYFDCDFETSKRPMGIQDRYDAPAIYMGWYRAHAFGLWRARRWGVPPGAIAFHLHSFSATTVRSESKAWLGPFVAQGYCATFGNVYEPYLELTHRPQMVLEMLLEGRPFGEAVLYSIPVLSWEGVAIGDPLYRPFKVGLEAQLEEDEGPYASYAVLREINRLKAKEGEAAALQYARSQFIRFPSLALAYRLAALYDAAGSPEKGVEALKVVRYISTFSPDEYVLVQKIANFLNRHGESELAFQLYENLLSQKGLGKPLKISLLEGGAKVAQNAGQLSSVSRWSLEASQLKQPPAKK, encoded by the coding sequence ATGGTGATACAACGCATTTGTTTTCTTTGCCTGCTCTTAATTTTTTCGCCGGGCGGCTTCCGTGCCACCGCTGCGATCGATCCCGATGCCGCCAATGTGGTGGTCGTGGTGAATACGAATGAGCCCGGATCCCGTCAGATCGCGGACTACTATGTGGCAAAACGCGGGATCCCAACGGCCAATATTATCGAGCTGTCGACCTCGACGGAGGAAACCATCAGCCTGGCGGAGTACGTTGAAACCATTCACAACCCGCTCCTCAATGCCCTGTTGGCGAAGGAGTGGATCACCGGCGTCAAGCAGTCCGGCAAGGATCGTTTCGGGCGTGAGCAGATGTCGGTCGCGGTCCATCATATCAGCTATCTGGTGATGACGCGGGGCCTGCCCTTGCGCATTCAGGACGACCCCGAGCAGATGGGAGATGCTCCCGCCAATCTCCCGGCCCAGTTTAAACACAACCGTGCTGCGGTCGACAGTGAGCTCTGCCTGCTGGCGGGGCCTCCCGGGCTGCCGGTGACCGGCTTTATTCCCAATCCCTTATTCGAGAAGCGCTTGCCCACGGGGCCGGACGCCGCACGGGTTCTCCGGGTCTGCCGTCTTGACGGTCCGACGGTGGCTCAGGTGCTCTCGCTGATTGACCGGACGCTCGAGGCGGAAGAAAAAGGACTGGTAGGCCGGGCCTATTTCGATCTGGGGGGACCGCACGCCAAAGGGGACGAGTGGTTGAGTGCGGCCGGCGATCTGGCCAAGGCCGCGTATTTTGATTGTGATTTCGAGACTTCGAAGCGACCGATGGGCATTCAGGACCGCTACGATGCCCCGGCCATCTACATGGGCTGGTACCGTGCGCATGCCTTTGGGCTGTGGCGTGCTCGACGCTGGGGGGTGCCTCCGGGGGCGATCGCATTTCACCTGCACAGTTTCTCGGCGACCACGGTGCGCTCGGAAAGCAAAGCCTGGCTGGGCCCCTTTGTCGCCCAAGGCTATTGTGCGACCTTCGGCAATGTGTACGAACCCTATCTCGAACTGACGCACCGCCCGCAGATGGTGCTGGAAATGTTGCTTGAAGGCCGGCCTTTCGGGGAGGCGGTTCTCTATAGTATTCCGGTGCTCAGTTGGGAGGGGGTTGCCATCGGGGATCCGCTTTACCGGCCCTTCAAGGTGGGGCTTGAAGCGCAGCTTGAGGAAGATGAAGGTCCTTACGCCTCGTACGCGGTGCTACGCGAAATCAATCGCCTGAAGGCGAAGGAGGGGGAGGCGGCGGCGCTTCAGTATGCCCGCAGCCAGTTTATACGCTTTCCTTCGCTTGCCCTGGCTTATCGGCTGGCGGCTCTCTATGATGCCGCAGGGAGCCCCGAAAAGGGTGTGGAGGCGCTTAAAGTGGTTCGCTATATCAGTACGTTCTCGCCCGATGAATATGTGCTGGTCCAGAAAATTGCCAACTTCCTGAATCGTCACGGGGAGAGCGAGTTGGCCTTCCAGCTGTATGAGAACCTGCTCTCGCAGAAGGGCTTGGGCAAACCTTTGAAGATTTCCCTCTTGGAAGGGGGCGCCAAAGTCGCACAAAATGCGGGACAGTTGAGTTCGGTTTCCCGCTGGAGCCTGGAAGCCAGCCAACTCAAGCAACCGCCGGCCAAAAAGTGA
- the hemG gene encoding protoporphyrinogen oxidase — protein sequence MPDTCIIGAGITGLATAWQLQRGGHESLVLESAERVGGAMQTECRGGYLAEEGPNSILLNSAEIESFFESVPGLSEQIIEARPEANKRYIVRSGQPHAVPMNPLSAITTPLWSFAGKLRVLKEPFVRAAEDEDEDEESVAEFVRRRLGDELYRYAINPLVGGIYAGDPELLSLRHGFPKLYALEQEYGGLIRGALGKMRAARKSGTKFRKRMISFKDGMHALPATIARALGPAVQTGVSIESIRQESGGWAVRWTTSAGESRHAAFKQIILTVPAHRLSDLPLESERQHELELLKSIDYPPVSVLSLGYPRAQVKHPLDGFGALVPECEGRKVLGVLFPSSLFEGRAPKGQVLLTVFIGGERQPDCATPHTEALMGMVQSELEALLGVSGYPGFVHHKHWPKAIPQYKLGYGQYLKTIEDIEAAHPGLHLAGNYRTGISLSYCLEAAIAH from the coding sequence ATGCCTGACACCTGCATCATCGGCGCCGGGATCACCGGTCTGGCCACCGCCTGGCAACTCCAACGCGGGGGGCACGAAAGCTTGGTACTGGAAAGTGCCGAGCGGGTCGGCGGCGCCATGCAAACGGAATGCCGCGGAGGCTACCTGGCCGAGGAAGGCCCCAACTCCATCCTGCTCAATTCCGCCGAGATCGAATCCTTCTTCGAGAGCGTCCCCGGCCTAAGTGAACAGATCATCGAGGCGCGCCCGGAAGCAAACAAACGCTACATCGTCCGCAGTGGCCAACCGCATGCGGTGCCCATGAATCCCCTGTCCGCAATCACCACCCCCTTGTGGTCCTTTGCCGGCAAATTGCGCGTCCTCAAGGAACCCTTCGTCCGCGCAGCGGAGGACGAGGACGAGGACGAGGAAAGCGTGGCGGAGTTCGTACGCCGGCGCCTCGGGGACGAACTGTACCGCTACGCCATCAACCCGCTTGTCGGCGGCATTTACGCCGGTGATCCCGAACTGCTCTCGCTGCGCCATGGCTTCCCCAAGCTGTACGCCCTCGAACAAGAATACGGCGGCCTGATCCGAGGCGCCCTCGGCAAGATGCGGGCCGCCCGGAAATCCGGAACCAAGTTCAGGAAGCGCATGATCAGTTTCAAGGACGGCATGCACGCACTACCCGCGACCATCGCCCGGGCCCTCGGACCGGCAGTACAGACCGGCGTATCCATCGAATCCATACGACAGGAAAGCGGGGGCTGGGCCGTCCGTTGGACAACAAGTGCGGGCGAATCCCGGCATGCCGCCTTCAAACAGATCATCCTCACGGTACCGGCGCACCGTCTAAGCGATCTCCCGCTGGAGAGCGAGCGCCAGCATGAGCTCGAACTGCTCAAGAGCATCGACTACCCGCCAGTCTCCGTACTCAGCCTCGGCTATCCGCGCGCTCAGGTGAAACATCCGCTCGACGGTTTCGGAGCTCTGGTACCGGAATGCGAAGGCCGCAAGGTCCTCGGCGTCCTCTTTCCTTCCAGCCTGTTCGAAGGGCGCGCCCCCAAAGGACAGGTACTGCTGACAGTATTTATCGGAGGCGAACGCCAACCGGACTGCGCCACACCCCACACCGAGGCACTGATGGGAATGGTACAGTCCGAACTCGAGGCCCTGCTCGGCGTGTCGGGCTACCCCGGTTTCGTGCACCACAAGCACTGGCCCAAAGCGATCCCCCAATACAAGCTCGGCTACGGGCAATACCTAAAGACCATCGAAGACATCGAAGCCGCCCACCCCGGACTGCATCTGGCGGGCAACTACCGCACCGGCATCTCCCTGAGCTATTGCCTGGAGGCGGCGATCGCCCATTAA
- a CDS encoding N-acetylmuramoyl-L-alanine amidase family protein, whose protein sequence is MSVGHPLCLIPLALVLAFGSLSARSLERNGKRYIDLATIAHSLGMQSYWLKDARTYRLHSQWTTIDADNKLSILKINGLPVHLGAVPVQSGKALFLAETDYRNSLQPVLTPQVFGSAPGLKRIVIDAGHGGRDEGAHNSAYGLKEKYLTLDVAVRLKRLLELSGYEVVLTRSSDKFVELPRRSAYANFKDADLFISIHFNSAGNPDAAGFETYAMTPQFQTSTNVSGTSSEDSKRWAGNGQDPWNSLLAYHVQRSLVTSLGGPDRGFKRARFAVLKDLQCPGVLVELGFLSNAATAQQMRTTEYRETLARSLSKGIVAYGQRLERLP, encoded by the coding sequence GTGTCCGTCGGACACCCGCTTTGTTTGATTCCGCTGGCGCTGGTACTTGCGTTCGGTTCTCTGTCGGCCCGCAGTTTGGAGCGCAACGGGAAGCGCTACATTGACCTGGCCACGATTGCCCATTCTCTGGGCATGCAGAGCTATTGGCTGAAAGATGCGCGGACCTACCGGTTGCACAGTCAATGGACGACCATCGATGCCGACAACAAGCTCAGCATCCTCAAGATCAATGGGCTGCCTGTGCACCTCGGTGCCGTGCCGGTGCAATCCGGCAAGGCTCTGTTTCTGGCGGAGACGGACTACCGTAACAGTCTGCAGCCTGTCCTGACACCCCAGGTTTTCGGGAGCGCGCCCGGCTTGAAGCGTATCGTCATCGATGCGGGCCATGGTGGCCGGGACGAGGGAGCCCACAACAGTGCCTACGGTTTGAAGGAAAAGTACCTGACGCTGGACGTGGCAGTCCGCTTGAAACGTCTGCTCGAGCTGTCCGGCTATGAAGTCGTCCTGACCCGGAGCAGCGACAAGTTTGTCGAATTGCCGCGCCGCTCCGCCTACGCCAACTTCAAGGACGCGGATCTGTTCATCAGTATCCATTTCAATTCGGCGGGTAATCCGGATGCTGCGGGTTTTGAAACCTACGCCATGACTCCCCAGTTCCAGACCTCCACGAATGTGAGCGGGACGAGCTCGGAAGATTCGAAACGCTGGGCCGGCAACGGCCAGGATCCGTGGAACAGTTTGCTGGCCTATCATGTGCAGCGCAGCCTGGTTACCTCGCTGGGAGGTCCGGACCGGGGCTTCAAGCGTGCCCGGTTTGCGGTGCTCAAGGATCTGCAATGTCCCGGGGTTTTGGTCGAACTCGGGTTCCTTTCCAATGCCGCCACGGCTCAACAGATGCGGACGACGGAATACAGGGAAACGCTTGCACGCAGCCTTTCCAAGGGCATAGTCGCCTACGGTCAACGACTGGAACGGCTACCCTGA
- the cysD gene encoding sulfate adenylyltransferase subunit CysD: protein MHQDYTITHLKQLESEAIYILRETAAQFEKPVLLFSGGKDSIVMAHLAKKAFWPARLPFPLMHVDTGHNFPETMEYRDRFVEDLGAELVVASVQKAIDEGKVVEETGPYASRNGLQTVALLEGLEEGQYDAALGGGRRDEEKARAKERFFSHRDAFGQWDPKNQRPELWNIFNGRKHHGEHFRVFPLSNWTEMDIWQYIKLEEIDLPNLYFSHERDCFVRNGVVMAVSEFIELLPEEKENVEKMTVRFRTIGDATCTGAALSTASSLDDIIAEVAAARQTERGTRADDKRSETAMEDRKKEGYF from the coding sequence ATGCATCAAGACTACACCATCACCCACCTCAAGCAGCTTGAGTCCGAGGCGATTTATATCCTGCGCGAAACCGCGGCCCAGTTCGAGAAGCCGGTGCTGCTCTTCTCCGGCGGCAAGGATTCGATCGTCATGGCACACTTGGCGAAAAAGGCCTTCTGGCCGGCTAGACTGCCGTTTCCGCTGATGCACGTGGATACAGGCCACAATTTCCCCGAAACCATGGAATACCGTGATCGCTTCGTGGAAGATTTGGGGGCCGAGCTTGTGGTGGCTTCCGTGCAGAAGGCAATCGACGAGGGCAAGGTGGTCGAGGAGACCGGTCCCTATGCCAGCCGTAACGGCCTGCAGACGGTGGCCTTGCTGGAAGGTCTTGAAGAAGGCCAATACGACGCCGCCCTGGGCGGTGGCCGTCGTGACGAGGAAAAGGCCCGTGCCAAGGAGCGCTTCTTCTCGCACCGTGATGCCTTCGGCCAATGGGACCCGAAGAACCAGCGCCCCGAGCTCTGGAATATTTTCAACGGCCGCAAGCACCATGGGGAGCACTTCCGTGTCTTCCCCTTGAGTAACTGGACGGAAATGGACATCTGGCAGTACATCAAGCTGGAGGAGATCGACCTGCCAAACCTCTATTTCTCCCACGAGCGTGACTGCTTTGTCCGTAACGGTGTGGTCATGGCGGTGTCCGAATTCATCGAACTGCTGCCTGAGGAAAAGGAGAATGTTGAAAAAATGACCGTCCGCTTCCGTACCATCGGTGACGCGACCTGCACGGGCGCGGCCTTGTCGACGGCCAGCAGCTTGGACGACATCATCGCTGAAGTCGCCGCCGCCCGCCAGACCGAGCGCGGCACACGTGCCGACGACAAGCGTTCCGAAACCGCCATGGAAGACCGCAAGAAGGAAGGTTATTTCTAA
- the hemE gene encoding uroporphyrinogen decarboxylase produces the protein MTPRERFLATARCQPVDRPPVWLMRQAGRYLPEYRELKAQHDFVTMVRTPELAAEVTLQPLRRFPLDAAIIFSDILVIPEALGQGYHFRDQGGIGMDYLLDSREKIEALDAGKVTEKLAYVGDALRLTRRQLGDDTALLGFCGSPWTLACYMVEGGSAKDFIAIKKLAWSEPELFEALLQKLTDGIVEYLHMQIDAGADALQIFDSWGAICPAIHYDAWSLRWIHHIIHELKGRVPVILYAKGMGHKSADLIRTGASIISLDWTINMRRIRKSLGHSVAVQGNLDPITLTTTPETVRREAERLLEDAGKEPGFIFNLGHGMVPSARIECVEALMEVITGRKNA, from the coding sequence ATGACACCAAGAGAACGTTTCCTCGCAACCGCCCGTTGCCAACCCGTCGACCGCCCTCCGGTCTGGCTCATGCGCCAGGCAGGCCGCTACTTGCCTGAGTACCGGGAGTTAAAAGCCCAACATGATTTTGTCACCATGGTCCGCACGCCGGAACTGGCCGCGGAAGTCACACTGCAACCGCTCCGGCGCTTTCCCCTGGATGCCGCCATCATCTTTTCCGACATCCTGGTCATCCCCGAAGCGCTCGGACAAGGCTATCACTTCCGGGACCAGGGCGGCATCGGGATGGACTACCTGCTCGACAGCCGCGAAAAAATCGAAGCCCTGGACGCCGGCAAGGTGACGGAGAAACTGGCTTACGTGGGCGATGCGCTACGTCTCACCCGCCGTCAACTGGGCGACGACACCGCCCTGCTCGGGTTTTGTGGCTCCCCTTGGACGCTCGCCTGCTACATGGTCGAGGGCGGATCGGCCAAGGACTTTATCGCGATCAAGAAGCTGGCCTGGAGCGAACCGGAGCTCTTCGAAGCCCTGCTACAGAAACTGACCGACGGCATCGTCGAATACCTGCACATGCAGATCGACGCCGGTGCCGATGCGCTGCAGATCTTCGACTCCTGGGGCGCCATCTGTCCGGCCATCCATTACGACGCCTGGTCCCTGCGCTGGATCCACCACATTATCCATGAGTTGAAAGGCCGGGTCCCCGTGATCCTTTACGCCAAGGGCATGGGCCATAAAAGCGCCGACCTGATCCGGACCGGCGCCTCGATCATCAGCCTGGATTGGACCATCAACATGCGTCGGATCCGGAAATCACTGGGACACAGCGTAGCCGTCCAGGGCAACCTGGACCCCATCACCTTGACCACGACTCCGGAGACGGTACGCCGTGAAGCCGAACGCCTGCTGGAGGATGCCGGCAAGGAACCGGGCTTTATTTTCAACCTGGGGCACGGGATGGTGCCCAGCGCACGCATCGAGTGCGTCGAAGCCCTCATGGAAGTTATCACGGGACGAAAGAATGCCTGA
- the cysC gene encoding adenylyl-sulfate kinase gives MSTPENIHTEFHRMLGREAKEAQLKQRGHVFWFYGLSGSGKSTLANALERKLVERGFVTKILDGDNIRSRLNRDLGFSDEDRWENIRRISEVARLFLDSGHVVFTSFITPKRELRELASDIVGSADFTPVYVKADFETCAKRDVKGLYAKAAAGGVKHFTGKDSSFEEPEAGSVDWVIDTDRQSEAESLQALLDQVLPLIQSDSQA, from the coding sequence GTGAGCACACCTGAGAACATTCACACCGAATTCCACCGCATGCTGGGGCGTGAGGCCAAGGAGGCCCAACTGAAGCAGCGCGGTCATGTTTTCTGGTTCTACGGACTGTCCGGTTCGGGCAAGAGCACCTTGGCCAATGCCCTGGAGCGGAAGCTGGTCGAGCGCGGGTTCGTGACCAAGATTCTGGATGGCGACAATATCCGCAGCCGCTTGAACCGCGACCTCGGTTTTTCAGACGAAGACCGCTGGGAGAACATCCGTCGCATTTCGGAAGTGGCCCGTCTCTTCCTCGACAGCGGGCATGTTGTGTTTACTTCCTTTATCACGCCGAAGCGGGAACTTCGGGAATTGGCATCCGACATCGTTGGTTCGGCTGATTTTACCCCGGTTTATGTAAAGGCGGACTTCGAGACCTGCGCCAAACGCGATGTGAAAGGGCTTTACGCCAAGGCGGCGGCCGGCGGGGTCAAGCATTTCACCGGCAAGGACTCGTCCTTTGAGGAACCGGAAGCCGGTTCCGTGGACTGGGTGATCGACACGGATCGGCAAAGTGAAGCTGAATCCCTTCAAGCCTTGCTTGATCAGGTGCTGCCGCTTATCCAATCCGACTCCCAAGCTTAG
- a CDS encoding glycerophosphodiester phosphodiesterase, whose protein sequence is MSAEVQIVAHRGASAYAPENSMAAVRLAWQVGADAVEVDVHLTADNEIVCIHDATTERVSRTSLTVAEVTWQALQAIELITREGVQDAGPARIPLLSEVLASVPEGKLLYIELKSDVRIVPYLLAELEQSDVPAAQIFIISFYPEVLKAVKAGAPELRTGLLVNFKRAGIRLKPSMAKIFAAAEDARCDDISVKAHPLMLPKFAAAVRKKGYGFHVWTVDDPAWAMEMLRRGAQSITTNKPDLIRHALDANVPVHGSDGKSL, encoded by the coding sequence ATGTCTGCTGAGGTCCAAATTGTTGCGCATCGTGGTGCGTCCGCATACGCGCCGGAAAATTCGATGGCGGCGGTGCGGCTTGCCTGGCAGGTCGGGGCTGATGCCGTTGAGGTGGATGTCCATCTGACGGCTGACAACGAAATCGTCTGCATCCATGATGCGACCACGGAGCGCGTGTCACGAACCAGCCTGACGGTGGCGGAAGTGACCTGGCAGGCATTGCAGGCGATCGAATTGATTACGCGGGAGGGGGTACAGGATGCCGGTCCGGCACGAATCCCCCTTTTGAGCGAGGTGCTCGCCTCGGTTCCCGAAGGCAAGCTGCTCTACATCGAACTCAAGTCGGATGTGCGTATCGTTCCGTATTTACTGGCGGAGCTGGAACAGTCCGACGTACCCGCTGCACAGATCTTCATCATTTCCTTCTATCCGGAAGTCTTGAAGGCGGTCAAAGCCGGGGCTCCCGAACTTCGGACCGGTTTACTGGTCAACTTTAAGCGTGCGGGCATTCGTTTGAAACCGAGTATGGCGAAGATCTTTGCCGCGGCGGAAGATGCCCGGTGCGACGATATCAGTGTGAAGGCGCACCCCTTGATGTTGCCTAAGTTTGCGGCGGCGGTCCGCAAGAAGGGTTACGGCTTTCATGTCTGGACCGTGGATGATCCCGCATGGGCCATGGAAATGTTACGGCGGGGGGCTCAGAGTATTACCACGAACAAACCGGACCTGATCCGCCATGCGCTCGACGCGAATGTGCCGGTCCACGGTTCGGACGGCAAAAGCCTGTAG